The genomic segment GATAGATAACATTCTCTTGTAAAAATTACGGTTTATTCGACGTAACCAacacgaaaaaataaaaataaaaattaaacttatatatttgagacaaagaaaatataaatttatcttGAACTCTAAGTAATAATGGCGtgtgataatattttttcaatcattagtattatttatttgttactatatattttttaaatacaatttaTTGCTCAACGATAATATTAAATGGATATagctagggatgtaatcgagtcgagccgagccgaactcttgaatatttgagcttggtttgtttataatcgagccgagctcgagctttatttaacgaatatattcatggctcacgagcttattcaagatTTTATCGAATCTAAACgagctcaataaatatgaattgtacatttaaatattcattaaaaaataaattatacatttagaaaaaaatataatattcttattaaaatttgtcaatttatgataataaataaatttaatagatttttctatatatttcataattaatgtgctaaatcaataaattaaatatcaaaattattatttttcatctaaaatattacttataaatttactaacgaacatgttcacaagctaacgagccgaatattgtagagcttgaacttggttcgtttatcttaacaagcctcattaaacgagcttttatcgaatcgagtttcgaatagctcacaaacgattTGATTTATTTACATCCCTAGATATAGCCCAATCTTAACAGTCAAATTTGGTAATAGTTTCtttaaaaaacaattaattaaaagataGTGTGTCCCCACAGACAATAACACTTGACTACGaacctcattaaacgagcttttatcgaatcgagtttCGAATAACTCACATTTGATTTATTTACATCCCTATACATAGCCCAATCTTAACAGTCAAATTAGTAAatagttattttaaaaaacaattaattaaaagataGTGTGTCCCCACAGACAATAACACTTGACCACTCTCGAATTTCGACATCCTTATTATCTTTCCCCCTACTCTTCGGCAATGCTTTGTTGCTTACCATAGGCAAAGAACATGTGAAATGGACCCACTTCAACGAACCACAATTACTgtgtatatagatatagatatagatcaCTTGTTTTGAAATGTATTAGATACACCCAAGAGCCTCACCtaaatcttgaaattcattTCACCACAGCATCCACACGGATTTTTTGTTGAACATTTTCTTGGATAGTGGTGTGCTGTATCATCTCATTCAATGTTTCATTTGCTTTTCATTCATCTGTATATATAAATAGGTTATAGGATGGGAGTGAGATAATTCATCCAAATTCTTGACTTCTTGCTATATAAATCTTTTGAGTTACCTTTAATGGCCAAAAAGCATATTTTGCACATTTTAAACCTCTAAATTTGCAATCTTTCTTGTTTTTAACGATGCCATGTAACTGGGTATTTAAGAAGAGTTCTTGATGCTTTCTGTTGATGCCTCAGAAATGGGCTACTCTTTTCTGCAAAAGGGTTGGTGTATTGTTGTGTGTTTGTTGTGTTTTAGCTTAATTTGTGATGTGAATGCTGATGTGACTGTGGAGGGAAGAGTTTTTGTGGATGGGAGAAGCCCCATTGCTAAGACGGATAAGGATTTTATATGCGCTACGTTGGACTGGTGGCCAcctgagaaatgtgattatgGGACTTGCAGTTGGGGTCACGTTTCTTTGTTGAATTTGGTATGTTTTCTAATATGTTTTCTTCATCATTGTCCCATGTTTACTAGGCGCATCGAGAAAAATCTCAATTTTGGCATGCTAAGTTTTGGAAAATTCAAGTTTCGCTTCCATAGCTGAGATTTTCCCCCGCTTTCCGAATCCTTGGTCCGCATGCATCTGCAAACTTGTTATATCTTTGTATTTGTGTGTATCATTTGACATGATTGAATTTGATGGGTAGCAATTGAtggttatcattattttatttatgattgGAAGAAATCCTATCTTATGTTCTTGAGGCTTTAAAGTTCATTATTCCTGTGCTTTTCTCTGTTTCTGTTAAGCTCTGGTGGCCAAGGGTGGAGCCGGACCGACattaaagtttttaattaaTCCTTTGGAGTACAAAACCACAATATCAAGCTAAGATTGAGaggttttttcttaaaaaaaaaaacaaaaaagtcaGGGGTTATCATGACAGGGATAATCCGTAAATTCCATCCCTGCTTCAAATGTGGCTCCACCACTTTTTGAATCAAAATATTTGGTTGGATAAGTTCTTTGGTTTGGTAAAAATTTGGTACAGTTTGGTGAAAGAGAACGTCCAATTATTCAAAACTAAGCAACCGCAGAGCAAACAAGAATACAAGATATCTATGGCTTGTGACAAATGTATCTTGAGGTGACAAATGTATCTTGAGGACCTCATCATGAAATATGCAGTTGTTTTTTATTCTAGGGAAATCACACCTCTCCCCATTGAGTTTGTCTTGTGATTCATGGATGTGAGATGATATTGAACCAGTAAATTATTCTGtcttgaaaaattaatttaatttgtttcATAAAGAATAAGGACAGAGTTCTAACAATTCCGTGAAAAAAATAAACTTTGCCATCCGAAATTTCTTCATTGCAAAACTTAATGTTTATATACTAAGAGCTTTTTGATGTGAAGATCATGAACAAACATGCCTGATGCAAGGATTTTCATGTTTCTGAGTGCAGGATCTCAAGAATGTCGTTCTCTTAAATGCAGTACGAGGTATAGATTCATTAACATGAAATAAGTAATTGCACGTTTTCTGCACTTTTCAATCAAAATGATGGGATATTAACTTTATTCTTTTACATGATCATGTAGCTTTTTCACCATTAAAGATCAGATTGGGTGGTACATTGCAAGACAAAGTCATATATCAAACGGAAGATAATCCGAAGCCCTGCAATTCATTCACCAAGAACCCATCTGTTTTGTTCGGTTTCACCGAAGGGTGCCTTCCATCGGCTAGATGGGATGAGCTAAATTCCTTCTTTAATCAATCTGGGTAAGAACATAACTTTGGTTTGAATTTCAATAACTAAAAAAATCATGCTAGTATTAAAAGTTGCTGCTACTTTTTATGAGTTCAATTCAGGGCTCTTATAATCTTTGGATTAAATGCACTTAATGGGAAATCAATACAGCGAGATAATACTGCAACTGGTCCTTGGGATCCTACTAATGCTGCCTCTCTCATTCGTTACACTGTCAAGAAAGGTTATGATATTTTCGGTTGGGAACTTGGTAAGAATCCTCGCAATTTATGGTCAAATTAATGAGATATTTTATCAGAAGCATTTATATAATCTGAAAAGTTTGTCAACATGCCTCGTTTCTTGTCAGGGAACGAGCTGAGTGGGAGCGGTGTTGGGGTTGGAATTTCTGTGGATCAATATGCTGCTGATACAGTCGTTCTATACAATTTAATTCAAGATATTTACAAGGAGACTAGTCTCAAGCCACTAACCATTGGTCCTGGAGGATTCTTTGATGCCGGATGGTTCCAACAATATATAGCTAAAACAAATGGATCGCTAAATGCAATCACTCATCATATATACAATCTAGGCCCAGGTACTAAATCTTTCTAAGAACATCAAAAgtgatgattttatcaaaaataaGATTTAATCACCCACTGTATTTGTAGGCAGCGACAAGCACCTTATGGATAGGATTCTCAATCCATCTATTCTTGATTCTGGAGGAGATGATTTTCCAAGACTCCAGAGCATAGTGAACAGCTCTGGGACCTCAGCCGTTGCTTGGGTAGGCGAGTCTGGAGGCGCGTATAATAGTGGACGTGATAAAGTAACGAATGCATTTGTGTTCAGTTTCTGGTAATCCCATATATTGTTTGCAACCGAAAAATTCTCGTACCATATAGCTGCTTATAGCTGATTGATGTATTTGTTTCGGTGATTATATAATAGGTACCTGAATCAATTGGGAATGGCATCTGCTCACGATACAAAGACATATTGTAGGCAGTCGTTGATTGGTGGCAACTATGGTTTACTTAACACCACCACCTTTAATCCAAATCCAGATTATTACAGGTGAAATGAAAGTATTCCTGCATTCatgtacttttatttttaaatttcctTTCAAAATTCTGAACTCCGGATTTTCCAACCTATTAAAATGAAATTCTAGCTTTCCTgtttgtgttaaaaaaaaaaatccaccaAAAGTTCGAGGATATtctgaaattttcaaaattttgccaaaaaaaataaaattctaatgaAAAGAATTTTCATAATATCACTATTTTTTATTTGGTTGGCTATTAAAAGTTTACGATAATTGGCATCATATATTTTGAAACTGATATACGTTCAATACCTTGATCTTACAGCTATTGCTGATGCAACTTTTCAAGATATTTGAAGCTTGATCAAACTTAATTAATTGTTCATCCTTTCTTGATTGCTAACAACCTGTCGGCCTTCTCGCAGCGCACTTCTTTGGCACCGCCTTATGGGGAGATACGTTTTGTCAACAAACTTCACGGGGACCAACATGATCCGTGCTTATGCCCATTGTTCAAAACAATCGGTACGTTTGATTTATCCAAGTACCTCTACCCTGAAATCGACCCTAAATTTACATTGCTAGCAATCGACCTAACAGTGTCATGTGTCTTTTGTTCAGCGAGGTGTTACTTTACTACTGATAAATCTAGACGGAAACACAACTGTCCAGGCAGAACTCAACTTCAGTGGAACGTCAATGCAAGTGCACAGAAGGCACAGGCATCACAAACACAGATCCAAGGTGACATTGTTGCCTCATGATAAACAAGCATCCGTAGCAAAAAGAGAAGAATACCATCTAACCCCAATGGACGGAAATATACAAAGCCAGACCGTTTTGCTGAATGGGAAGGCGTTAACCGTTGATTCATCGGGTGCTATACCTGCCATGGAACCTGCATTCTTCAATTCATCAGAGCCAATGACTCTTGCTCCTTACTCCATTGTGTTTGTTCACTTGCCTAGTGTTGCCATCCAAGCATGTGGGTAGGTTATATAAGCATTCATACAAAACTCGATGATGCATATGTTGTATTCCTCATTTAGGTGATTGGTTTCAGTGAAAAAGAGGGCATAAGTTTCCAATGTAATTTGTTTTTCCTCTCAAAATAATATCAAGTCAAACACAATTAACTGGTTAAAGCTATCATTCACTtcttgtttttgaatttttttaaaaaacatagtCCATTTCTTAATAATGCAGAATGAAATTATTGAAGGGATATTCACCATAATTATTAgtacaaattaattaaaatttcattattttggtAAACTAATCGGTCCCATTAGGAAAAATTTGAGTCCTTACTTGACAAATAAATTAGCCATGATAAGTAAGCTTCAACGGGTAATTAGTATGCGGTGctaaaatttaaacatgatttcaacatagTTAGACCTTGAACAAAGAAGTAGCATacatgtgtatgtgtgtgtgtgtatatatatataaccctATAGATTTTCAATTGAAAGGCTACGTTGGATTTTGTATTAAAATATCTaaagaataggtctcttgtgagacggtctcacaaatctttatctgtgagacgtgtcaaccccactgatattcacaaaaaaaattatactcttagcataaaaagtaatattttttcatggatgactcaaataagagacccgtctcacaaaatacgacccatgaaaccgtctcacataaatttttgccaTACCTAAAATACTATATCGGTCCTAAATATATAGACTTATTTGTTTTTTCACAtggatttaaaaaattattagaaaaacAAATTTACATATCAATTtcttattgtatatttatttaatttattaaaaaaatgattgcacttttttttttgaaacagaTTGCACTTTTTTTAAATCATAGTTAACATAGATATATAGTAAAACCAAGAAAAAATGCGAATAAATGTAGAAACCGGACCATGTatttaagatttaaaaaaataagaaaaaaactCTGAAAGAGATGTTGCTCATAAACGTacaagaaattaaaatattataatatgtgTATAAGAAGTTAGTGTTGTGCTCTGGTGTTGTTAACACGAgcacacaacatgcagcggaaattaagtattaacacacaaatataactttaataaataaacaccagttttaaattatgcacaagtacgaatacttgtgcgatgcctcatggcaaaaatttcactagaaaaatatgtaaatcgtttacaccaaaacaatactagtgagaaaacaaaaccaaattccttgacactccaaggaattaaaaatgcatcaaaataaaccacataaaaactagatgcataaaataaaaacgTATTGCTTAAAACAAACAACCACTCTTCGAccaacactctgcgtcagtgttgttcttgagtgttgtcaacaccaatcagcaacacggtatatgtgaatcaatcacacaaaatcTTCAACACGAAAATCTTCAATATCTGAAATTTCTGTATGTTCagaaaaatccagcagctctCATACGCTGTAAAGTGATCACCCGATCACACAAAAACGTCTCCTCAAAATATAGGTTCGGCTTTTGtattttcttctatgtatgcGCTCTTCTGCCGACCTCACAAAAGAGTCACACCAAAAGACTCACACGAGAAGCTTCAAACGAAAAAGACTCTCTTCTCTCCAACTCTCTCCTCTAGACTTCTCCTGCGGCCGTGAAGTTTTTCATCTATATATAACCAATGCTTGACCTAAAAAGCATTCCATAAAATAGTCCAAGAAAATATAGAAATAAGATTTTCATTAGAGATAACACTATTTTAaacatggataaaatatcttggagataaaaatcatattaaaaacaaatcatataatatttagATATAAATCAAGCAAGATCTCATAATCAAGAAATAAGTAAACCAAGatattatcatttaaaattaaatcaagcaagatttgaaaatctagaaataaatcaaatagAATCTTTtaatctagaaaggcaaaatcttaaattgatattatcaatttaacaaaataataaaggaataaaatattcatttcaatctcCTCCTTTTTGtctttctggacaaaacatccaaaaatgataattttggtAAGCATCACAGTCAGTTAAGCCCCCCCTGCGTTAGAGTCTATCTCCCCCTGAGTTAAAGTTCATCTCCCCCTGAATTAAACATGTTAGAGCACTGTGTTGTTGacagtgttgtcaacaccatcaTTAGAACACCTGAAAACATAAGAAGACATACGAATGAGAAATTCAATCATCACGCAAACAGATATAAGAGCAACCCAAAAACAGCATTACAGACAGAGCATAAGTATTCATCCTTTATCTTCTTCTGTGTCTGTAAGCTCATCAGTCTCAGCAACTCGAGATGCTTCAGCACTATCCATAGCACCATCCATAGTCTGTGTCATTTTTGGTTCTCCTACTCTCATTTTTTGACCAGAATGTAAGCCAACTTCCAAAAGTGTCCTCTACTCAGCCACTTGTTCTTCTTAGTAAGCAATGGGTTCTTTGGGCTTTTGAATCTGCTATAGAACAAACTCAATTTGGGCCTGTAAATGAGAAACATAGAGCATGTCAAATACATCGGGAGTGGAAGTGGACGAGGACGCCATGTTGCCAACACCATTGACAACACCTGTAACTGACCAAGGTAGGTCCAGTTTCTTGTTACCCTTGAAATAAGGCGAAGCGATCTTGAGGGTTTCGCTCACATAAAAAAGGATATCATCATCTTCTTTGAGAAACCCCGATAACTCCAGTATTCCAAAGATCAGTAAGAAGAAATGAGTTCATCAGTGAAAGCACTGATGTCTTCTGTGATTTCATTTTTTCATCCGCGGGGGTATTGTAGAATTCATTGATGACAGTCGGGGTGAACTTGACAAACATAGAAAATAGTCCTTGATCTTTGAAGAACAAAAGAGTCAATGTTGTCCACGGTGTTGACAACATCGGACTCAACATTAGCAGTATCTTCAGCCATCTGTATAACGTGAGAGAAAGTTATAAATGTATATCAGGAGTTATACACAAACACGCACAAGAGAAATCACGAGAGTAAAAGAAAGATTGCAAGGGTACATGAAACAAGCAAGAGTAATTACCAAAATCAAGCAGTAAAATTGATTCAAACTCGTGTTACGACGATTTCAAAAGAATATCTAGTAAACACACGTCGATTATAACTCACTGACACAACTATACACATAAACTCAAAATCTAGGTGATCAAGGTTTGTATCAACTGTCATAGGTCAACACTGATATGTCACTGCACATGATGAATTCACGAAACAAAAATCAATATGCATGTCCTAAATATGCCTCCAATATGATGAATTATCAAAATGTCTGGCAGTGTATAAACTGTGCTGTGTCAGAacttggtgttggcaacacctcctGGCAACACCACTGAGTTTTATTCAAACTTccgtaaaattttattttgattcagaaatggtagctctcacactagaagaacgatcttcaatggactcccctaggtagctttttccattactatttttacttagaagtggtagctccaacactagaagaacggtcttcaatggactcctctaggtagctttttccattttcttctaaacaattttttttatttacctcTTTTCTATTTTTCTCCTTATGCTCACATCCAAGTCACTTTTTCACATTAGATAAGATCACGATTTCCATGAATATCCTCAACTACTCGATGCATTGGATTGAGCATAATTTATTTCTCAACATTTGATTGGAAGTATGAACACTCAGAGAGTACCTTTCAGAAATTGCCTTCACTGTTCAGACATTACACAAATAAATAGGAtggttatgattatgcagtatgcCTAACATCCTAAAAATATACATGAAAAAATGGTGTTGTCAccggtgttgacaacaccaatgacaatatgtgtgtgtgattattgtacgcacatgctgagagacttccgaagattggaaaatctctcaaagtccAAAGGTTTCGTGAATATATCAGCCAGTTGATTCTCAGTCCTAACAAATTCCAGTCGAATTATGCCtttttcaaccaaatctcgaataaagtgacgtcttatgtctatgtgttttgttcgagagtgttgaacATGATTCTTAGAAATGTCTATAACACTTGAGTTGTCACAATGTACCATCATGTAATTGCTTAACttgtaatccaagaaagaaatttagttctcctaccatgctcattttGAACTGTGATGACATGCAATCCACAAAGTTATTCACAAGTATTTGAGATAAagaaccaaaaataatatcatctacatatactTGACAGATCAAAATATCAGATTTCAGTTTTTGAATGAAAAGGGTTCTGTCAACCTCACCTTGTTTGAAGCCCAAGTTTACCAGATAGTCAGCTAACCTACCGTACTATGCCCGTGGAgcctgtttcagtccatacaggGCCTTCTTCAGTTTGTAGACATGGTCCACGTGGTGATGATCTTCAAATCCCTTATGTTGACTGAGAAAACGTGGAGCTCATGCAGATTAAACCAATCATTTTGCGATAGTCCACCTTTTCTTTATTTCTTGTTTGCACATCATCATGTAATTCACCAATGATTTGTGATGATGGATGATTCTTCTGAATCTTGCTGGGAatttctttttcacaattgatcaccacatcatcataatcatcgttATCATTATCCACAATTTCTGTTTGGTTCAGAGGCGGTGTTGTGCTTGGTGTTGCTTCACTGGTCTCAACACCAGACTCAACACTGTTTCTGGTCAGTGCCTCACTTATATCCAGCAATTCTTCTACATCATCCTCCGGTGTTTTAACTGTCAGATCTGCAAGATCATCAAACACAACGTTAATTGATTCCATTGTAGTCCTAGTTCTCAGATTAAATACACGATAAGCACGACCATTAGTAGAGTATCCAAGAAAAAAACATTTATCACTTTTGGAATCAAATTTAGCTAGATGATCTCTATCATTCAACACATAACCTACAcatccaaaaatatgaaaatatttaaggtttGGTTTTCTTCCCATGATAATCTCATATGAGGTCATTGTAGAACCACTCCTTAAATAAACACGGTTGGAAATGTGACATGTCATATTTAAAGCTTCGGCCCAAAAACATTTTGACACATTCTTAGAACTAAGCATGACCCGAGCCATTTCTTGGAGGAttcgatttttcctttcagCTATGCCGAttttttgaggggtcttcggaGATGAATATTCATGAGTGATACCTTTCTTATGGCACAAAGAAATAAAATGAGAATTTTCGAACTCCTCACCATGATCGGTTCTTATTTTAACCACCCTCATATCATACAGATTTGTTATTCTAGCATGCAACTTCTTAAAAGCATCAAATGTATCAgatttttctctaagaaaaCTTACCCAAGTAAAATGCGAAAAACcatcaacacaaacaaacgAATATTTCTTACCACCCAAGCTCTTAACTTCCATCGGACCCATTAGATCCATATGCAAGAGTTCAAGGCaccgtgttgtcccaaagtgttgcaacactgGGTTCGCAACACGAGTTTGTTTACCTTTCTGACACGGTCCACATACATATGAGTTACCTGAACTTAAATTTGGCATACCTCTCACAACATCAAACTTACACAGATTCTTCGAAGTCTTGAAGCTCACATGTCccagtttttgatgccataggtcTAAATTACTCACCTTGGCACTTAAGCAACTATCACCTTCTCCCAATTGATAGCGATTGTCAGCAGAACGAGTACCTGACATTACACAAACATTGACATCATTaaaaacttcacaattatttttattgaacttAACACGTAAATCATTgtcacaaagttgacttatgcttattaagtttgagttaagTCCTTCAACGTGTAGAACATTATGAAGTTCAGGAATTCCGTCAACATTCAGGGTTCCTTTGCATACAATTCTTCCTTTGGCACCATCACCATAGGTTACACGCCCACTTTTTACTTCAACATAATCCGTGAGGTGTTCTTTAGATCCGGTCATGTGGCGTGAGCAcccactgtcaaagtaccatgcacctgcaatgttagtttttaaagaAGTATAAATGACATTGCAATGAAAAACAGCTTTTGGTACCCAAACTTTCTTCACAGGAGGTTTCTTGACTGTTGTGTTGCGCCTGGTGTTGGGCAACACCAGTTTTGCATGCCAGTTCATatagtcatttatcagtttaaaACAG from the Primulina tabacum isolate GXHZ01 chromosome 16, ASM2559414v2, whole genome shotgun sequence genome contains:
- the LOC142529031 gene encoding heparanase-like protein 3, with translation MLSVDASEMGYSFLQKGWCIVVCLLCFSLICDVNADVTVEGRVFVDGRSPIAKTDKDFICATLDWWPPEKCDYGTCSWGHVSLLNLDLKNVVLLNAVRAFSPLKIRLGGTLQDKVIYQTEDNPKPCNSFTKNPSVLFGFTEGCLPSARWDELNSFFNQSGALIIFGLNALNGKSIQRDNTATGPWDPTNAASLIRYTVKKGYDIFGWELGNELSGSGVGVGISVDQYAADTVVLYNLIQDIYKETSLKPLTIGPGGFFDAGWFQQYIAKTNGSLNAITHHIYNLGPGSDKHLMDRILNPSILDSGGDDFPRLQSIVNSSGTSAVAWVGESGGAYNSGRDKVTNAFVFSFWYLNQLGMASAHDTKTYCRQSLIGGNYGLLNTTTFNPNPDYYSALLWHRLMGRYVLSTNFTGTNMIRAYAHCSKQSRGVTLLLINLDGNTTVQAELNFSGTSMQVHRRHRHHKHRSKVTLLPHDKQASVAKREEYHLTPMDGNIQSQTVLLNGKALTVDSSGAIPAMEPAFFNSSEPMTLAPYSIVFVHLPSVAIQACG